In Phragmites australis chromosome 16, lpPhrAust1.1, whole genome shotgun sequence, one DNA window encodes the following:
- the LOC133894937 gene encoding chemocyanin-like gives MAAARALFVAAVVSMAAVVGTAHGASYTVGAPSGSWDLRTNYTRWASGINFRAGDQLVFKYSRAAHNVLEVSNVDYDSCSGSSPLATFNTGNDVVPLPAAGVTRYFICGVPGHCDAGMKLAVRVEAAAATGPNAALPSPAPMAPRAAHPPVATPGARAPAAGGQAVPPASSAAQAGVESLVGLGLGVVVAGLMAFY, from the exons ATGGCAGCAGCTAGAGCTCTCTTCGTCGCCGCCGTGGTGTCCATGGCAGCGGTGGTCGGGACGGCGCATGGCGCTAGCTACACCGTCGGCGCGCCGTCCGGGTCGTGGGATCTCCGGACCAACTACACCCGTTGGGCATCCGGTATCAACTTCCGCGCGGGTGACCAGCTCG TGTTCAAGTACTCCCGCGCCGCGCACAACGTGCTGGAGGTGAGCAACGTCGACTACGACTCCTGCTCCGGCTCCAGCCCCCTCGCCACCTTCAACACCGGGAACGACGTCGTCCCGCTCCCCGCCGCCGGCGTCACCCGCTACTTCATCTGCGGCGTGCCCGGGCACTGCGACGCCGGGATGAAGCTCGCCGTCAGAgtggaggccgccgccgccacaggCCCCAACGCCGCGCTTCCATCACCAGCGCCTATGGCCCCTCGTGCTGCGCACCCGCCGGTGGCGACGCCGGGCGCCAGGGCACCCGCGGCCGGCGGCCAGGCGGTGCCTCCGGCGAGCTCGGCGGCCCAGGCTGGTGTGGAGTCTCTAGTGGGGCTCGGTTTGGGCGTTGTCGTGGCTGGTCTCATGGCCTTCTATTAG